The following nucleotide sequence is from Pungitius pungitius chromosome 6, fPunPun2.1, whole genome shotgun sequence.
TGTGGCTTCTTGGAAGCCAGGTCTCCTTCCCCACCTTGTCTATGCAGAACTTTTGGGGACCATTACTTCCTgcacaggaagaagaaacaaattcatcaaataagttatttttcatcacaatgaaaaagacatttttttaaaaccatgaattAAAACAATCAATTATGAAAGCTGTAATTCAAGACTTAAAAAACCCTGCAGCCTTTTAATACtgctgaaatatatataatatataagatTGTATATGTTTCAACAAGTTACAGTCACCAAGCTTCTCTTTAGAATTGAAGTACTTGTTTTATTAATCCATTTCCTTCTGCTTATAATGTTTTCTTGACCAATGTGAATTGAGTCTTATATTgatccttcaaaataaaagctttccaATAAGGGCAAGGAAATATAGAATCTGCCGGAGGGGGGCGGACTTTATTCAGCTTAACGtcaaaaagtgaaaaacaggAGAGCAGCAGAGTATGACACCACACTTAGAGAAATAAATTGAACTTCAACAAATACTCAGTACAACTCAAAAACCACACCAAAGTACCTATGAGCTCAGCGAAGCCTCCGACAGGCAGCCGGCAGGTCCCCGTCACAAACTGGAGCAGACGGATTCTCTTCTCGTTGTCCATCTCTTTCACCACCTGCAGGTACACAACTCCGTCACTCCctggaccgtgtgtgtgtgtttgtgtatttggatCAAGGCCCTCTGTAGCCACATTGGGTCCGTACCTGCCAGAACCAGTGGATCTGCTTGCTGTTCTTGGTGTAATGTCTGTAGATGGTGTTCTTCTGCCAGTCGGCCATATCGATCTCCTGCATCCCACACAGCATCAGCTGGAACAGACAGAGTGCCGGTCTTTAGGACAGTGTGGACTGAACAGCTCCTCCAGAGAGATTCATCTCTGTGCTGGGACGGGATTTATTAACTAAACCAACAGAACTGACAAAATCTAGGCATGGACAGATGTCCAGTACATCCAGTGTAACTTATTGTTAAATAATTAAGAGAttttgaagaaacaaaaaattaGAAGCTTCACTTCTGGCattaaaaaatgctttaaaaaaagaaagtaaaaaaaggccACAAAGCGGCTCCtcacctccagctccttctcgtCAAAGTAGCGGAGCCACTCCAGAGGAACCACTTCGTTGAAGCCGTCCAGGAAGGCTTTGGTCTGCTCCTCCACGCCGCGCGTGAACCTCCAGTCCGTCAACAGGCTGTGGGGGAAGGAAGAGCGGCCATCTTAAAGACTGGGCGACCCCCGTACATCTCTGGGTCTCTGAAGGCTGCCACTGACTGGCTGCGTGAACTCACGTGATGTACTCCTCCTTGTTCTCCTCCGTGACCAGCTCGTTCTCGCCTTCGTCCTTCAGCTGGTGGGTGGAGACCTTCCCAAGGATCTCCATGTCCTGTGCAAAGTACAGCTCCACGCCGCACTCCTCCAGATTGTTgtctctgcaaacacacacacacacttagaaaaCTTCAAttcaaaaaaagtcaattaaaaagtcaaaaaagtcaaataaaatgttcccAGGTACAATAGAGACGCCAGTCTGTGTGTGGGTCCCTGTGCCGATGAGAGGATCCAGGGGCAAAGTCCTTTGGGGCAACTTTGTAATTTGGGATATACATAATACATCCAGCTCCTGAGGGATATTAGCGCTGCAGCTTGTGTGATCTCGTCTTTGTAGTCAACTACTTTCACATCGACAGACACATCTTCCTTgagtcacaaaaacaaaaagctagaAACGAGGCCGGAACAACAAACAGACCATTTGTCCTCTTTCAAGCAGAAAGTAAGAACACCCAGTGAGCTGCGATACTTACTTGACCCACATGATGGAGTTGTAGAACTCCGGGTCGATGGACTCCAGGTCTTTGAGTGTGGGTTTCTTGTCCAGCATCCGCTTGTAGAAGGGCAGCGTGAAGCCGGTGTCGATGAACTTGCCGTGGTACAAAGCCTGTGGGGGACGGGTCCGTGCATCAGACACGAGTAGAGCACAGCTGCCATGTTACTATTGGATGGTTGGCGAACGTATGCTTCCAATTGGTTACAAATACAAAGAATCCCCAGTGGATCGCTTCATGCCCATTTAAGTGTTGTATTTAAGCCAGTCTACTTCAAGCTGAATGAGGAGTCATATCATTCACTCCACAGCCTCTTATGACGAAACTGATCACTGATAATcaacagtgttgggaaagttcactttctacatgaactagttcaaagttcagttcacaaattttaaaatgaactagttcagttcatagttcaaacttcaaaatatttgaactaagttcacagttccaactagtttagttctttttttccatatgttgctgcaagctattatttttcaaaattattgccacagcccagaaccacagacagcaattattttatcagttttaacactgaagctatgcatcagatttcatcttcatatccaattttgaatccttatccaaccagggcttacattagcattgaggggacatcatttcccctttgttgctttattattgctgtccattcactccacactagcagcagctgcagcgttcacccctacagtacattctcaaacactcgctgcttgaatggtcttttttaaataaggaataaaaacacgacagttatcattaaggtgcaaatgtttgcaaagaaaggtcagattcctcccatcctcgtcgaccttgtcagtaacttcataaaactcattcaAAGTATAAGCCACCTCTTTGCTACAGgtagctgtcgcctccatgcatttctttttttttttgatgacgcatgcgcggtgcgacgctggaggctggtgttgccagattgggtgttttttccgctacttattaaggcgcgtttatggtgtgttttctatagaaatctggcaccccattgaatgATGTTAActtgaaagaacgtgccgttcacagacaccagaatgaacgagttcacagtaacgttcatcgggcattaatacagtacgttcagttcacgttcgcccaaaatataaaccagttcatgaactatcgttcattgaacgcgttcaggcacaacactgataATCAATGAGATCGGACATCGTAGCTGCTGCCATGTGCTGCCTTATTTCCATGGTGACAACTATGAGGAGTCTGCTCCAAACACACATATTAtccttgctctgtgtgtgtgtgtgtgtgtgtgtgtgtgtgtgtgtgtgtgtgtagtgagcAGACTTGGCTAGATGGAGTGGTTTATAAAAAGCCAAGAACAACGTGACTAACCGATTTAGACTGTTCTGTCTTTTGTCTGTCGGTATCCAGGGACATGTAGGACCATGTTTCTGTCTCACAGCCGCACGCACAATAATAAGAAAAGAACCATATCCTTTATTGAACCTTTCTCCTGTCCAGAGGGCTGTATCACTAGAGAGAAACCTTTGTAGGGGAATTCAGCAGGGAGCATTTTTCATACTAAATATAGGCACCTGCTGGGCGTGGCAGTGAGGTCATGGCGTGGGGGAGGGGCGGGTCGGGGTGTCGATTTTATGACCTACAGCATTCTAGTGTTCGATtccagagaaggaaaaaagagacaTTATGGTACATTTTGTAAACTATATATATTTGTTGATCTAGACAATAAAGACCCTCGAGGGTTTGCAATAAATTCTACACCTTTGATGATAGCAAAGAAAGGCAGGCGGtccacaaaaaaacccacatgtGGGAACAATGTTTCAGTCTGGGAACTATGAGGAAAATAGTAAAAGTCTGGTTTCATGGTTTGTACTCGTTGGCTTGAAACAACTCGTCTGAGATGATGCTGGCAGAATCAGGGATCCCTTTTAAATCTGGTTTTAAAGCCCATTCTTACAGACCTGCTTTGATGTGATGTATTCTGTTTAGTGCTTTTATTACTGTTCTTAATGCAATTGGTTGCATGTGTATCTGTGATTGAGCGTGACTTGTGCGTCTGTCCACGTCTAGTCTGGTTTTCTGCAGCAGCAAACGAGACACTATTTCTGGGCGCCGTGCTCCAGCACCGCTGGTGgtgttttacttctttttgACTCCTCACTCACTTCTCACAAGCCTACTGCACACGTCCCGCTGTGCACGTCCCGCTGTGCACGTCCAGCTAGCAGCGGCTACACAAGGACTTAATGAAGTGTGTTTACTCCGTCTTACAGCCCATTAGTGTCTGTGGGGTTTTATTGTATTGACATGTTGTTTTGCTTATTGCACCGTTTATGTTTGTCTTGCTTTACTTTGGCCTCACTGTTAAGCTTTCTGCATCAAACCGCACCGCATTAATGCAGCCGGACCAGACATATCTACCTTTGTTTATTGCCTTCTTCTTCACGCCTGCTTTTCAACCAGTTTAAGGGACTGATGTGCTATTGTGGCTAATTTACCCTCAATTTGTCTATCAAAATATTTAGACCTttacaataattaaaaatacagaTAGGTCAGTTAAAGAAAAGAGTTGTGCGGTGCTGTAAatgaacgaacacacacacacacacacacacacacacacgaagcgGCTCGATGACTTGATAAAACTATTCCAGAGTGAAGCTCACCATGGCGATGAAGCGGCCGATGAAGCGGAAGTATGTGAGGTGGTCGGGGTTGATGGAGGAGGCGGGGTTGATCTGCAGGCAGTAGTTGTTCTTGCCGGCGTACTCAAACAAACAGTACATGGGGTTCAGCACCTCATGGGACAGCAGGAAGAACCATTCCCTGCACAGCAAGAGGGAACATTGCAGGAGATATGAGAGGCTGAGCGACCCCGCAGGGACCGGTCCTCTCACTACATAAACTACTGCATCAGGGCTGATGACCACAACTGTGCATCGTCATCAAAGACCAGTTCAGAGGAGGCTCATCACACAGACAATCAAAACACATGTTGAGGTTGGTGAACAGCAACAGATAATATGGAGAAAAAGACACAGCTTGTGAAAACAAGACTAGTACATTTAATTCGAGGAGGGGAcataaaatagaaaattaaatcaAACCCTGAATATCAAAAATCCCAATAAAACTGAGGAATGACGCATTGTGTGTCTGAAAATAGCAGACAATCAAGTGCAAGCGATTTCAATCTTATTCATAGGCCAGAGGATACCGTCATTAGGTCGAACTTTAACTGCAAATCAAGTAccattttaattgaataaactctcaaataaaaataaaattcttaGTTAAATAAAATTAGGGAAGAAATCCAATTCTAAATAAATATCCCCCGGAATTGGATAAAATTCTGAATGAATACAATCTTGAATAATATATTTGAGATGGataaagaagaataaaatacCCAAAATGTGTAAAGACTCCTCATCTCTTATTGAGTAATCTTGTGTAGACCAGtattcaaaaaaacaaagcttaTTTCTGGATTGTAGCATACTTAAGAATATACAATATATCAACAGCGTTAATACATAAATTACATGTAGACAAAACACATAacataaataatgaatacaacAGAATCAAATAGACACAAAGGGACTGTGGAAGGATGCATGTTAGACAGAACGAggaccaccaccacctgctgcACCAGCACACCTAGCGCTCCCAGGGGCCCCTGCACTCCCCCACCGGCATTATGGGAGGGGTATGGACGGACGGATGGACGCAGACACCTCACAACATCCCGTCCGTGGTTCTACCCTGTGGTAGAACAGCATGATGTCACCTACCATAGGGTAAAACCACTGACGTGACACCGGAGACAGAGACAAAATGGGACAAATGAAACCCAAACAAACGGGAAACCAATTGATGGGAATGTCGCCAACACAAAAACCACAACATATAAAGAGAGAAGGACCAGGACAGcagcaggggcaagaggggggcGGAAGGAAGGAGGACCAAATGTAAAGTTATGCAATAATAAGGATATTCGCATGCTTAATGATGGAAAGAaacccgaggaggaggaagaggaggaagaggaggcctcACCTGGCGATGCCGCCGTAGTCcagcccctcctctcctctcatgaTGATGTAGAGTCTGCGCCGAAGGTCGTACGGCTTTACATTCATGATCTGACGACCAGACAAGAGGTAGGATTTCAGAAATCATCACCAGAAATGGTGAAACAATAAATAagttataaaaatataatattataatatgttAAAGCTGTGCGTCAATTTAGTGGAATTATCGCAAAATTAATTTGTACTATTTCTGTTTGCATGTTATACACATATTTGATTTACATGTTACATTGCAATTCTTTAAGTGGGCAACAATATTTGAATATGACCTATCAACACGTAACATTGGAATACTTTCAATGGGCTCTTAAGCTGTGTAGGTTTTTAGTTGAAAAGTATcaaacttattttttaaataaacagaaacacTTTCTGTAATCTGTGGTCATACCAGTAAACTGTAATGTTGGTCGGGACGTGGAATTACTTTGAAAGGATGGATTTCTATATTTGCAGTAAAACTTGAGCTTGGCCCGTGTTGCGTTATATAgttatattgttatattgttGGACTGTGCTCGAGTCATGAACAAAACTGATATATATCTTTTGCAGCAGCATTTTCATACAGTTAAAAAGGCCTGGTGAAATATTGAACTGCCTGCAGATTGAGTTCACACAGTACTTCGTATCCTGGTCAAACGTCGGTGCATGGAGTGTGCGTTGGCCTCTGACCTGCTGGAACGAGTCCTCAAACAGCGTCTGTCTGGACACGGAGATCTTGACGTGGCTGGGCAAAGCGTTGGACTGGacgataataaaaaaacatgcatctACCAGTCAGAGAGGGAACCATTCACAGTAAATCTGTAATGCATCGGTTGTTAGCAGGTGCACAACATGATAGACGTTCATACTCACATGGCACAGGAACCTGAACTGGTGGTACTTCCACCTGAAGCTACGGTCGTAGGCACCGGGTGAACCGCCTTGCCGtgacctgcgcacacacacacgcacacacacagtcatttttGACGCGGtcaaagttaaattaaaaaaaacttgataaATGACAATAAACTGACAGCCTTGATGTCTTATGTTGTTAACTGGTCATTGTGTCAGATGATCAATTAAAATGTGTGggtcctttttccttttataaaaaataattgaatttgtttgtattttatgttttgaAAATCATCGAAATGACACAGTTCATCATTGCCTAaagccttaaaaacaaacattagtaAATGATTATCTTACCCAGTCAGGAAAAGCAAAACAATCAAAGCTCACAAAACGACGTCATCCTACACGCCTCGATCAAGGTTTAAAGATTGTTTTACAGTTAATGGAAGACAAGATATCCAAATGATAAACCTCATTCTGACTGTTTGTACCAAACACATGTTTCAGTTCATTCGATTTCTAGTCATGATTGTGCCGTTTCCATTGAGGTGATGTCTTTTAAACTGCTCCAGGTCTCGGGAGTAATTAAGGATCCGTCATGTTCCAGGTTTGAGGGCCCGAGACCTCAAATATCAAATTCACATCGACCATTTCTGTCTGGGTCTCAAAAACAGAGGTGAGTCTGGGCCTGCAGCTGTATTAGTATAAGCCCCACCAACCACAGCGTGCACACACGCGCTGGGTATCTGCCTTGTCAGCACCAGCGTGGCTGAGACCCGGAGAGAGACAGTTAGCTAGACCATGggcgggggggaagagagaaagagagagtgagagaaagagagagagaagaaacggGGCCTCGGAAAATGGAGACCATGCTGCATGAGAACAGTGAACCCAGCGCACTAAAAACACGTTCAAATATGAGCATGGAAAGCTGCTTGCAGATGCCCACGACTCGAGCTAGAACACactgaaaagacacaaacacaagcgtgcacacacacacaccaaggcagTCTACAGCGGATCTGCTGTTGCACATTCTCCTCACTTGTGTGGTGAGATTTGAGACAGTTTCAAGGCAAACATCCACAGGCTGAGGGGaagaggtctgtgtgtgtgtgtgtgtgtgtgtgtgtgtgtgtgtgtgtgtgtgatgttgctGTGAGGTTTAAGATGATTCTGTCTGTTCCAaagaacatttttgaaaaagaaactaaaGTTAACGGAAAAAACATGGGCTCAATAAAGATGCAGcgaaaatgaaaagcagcataTTATATATTTCTCACACAGTGACGGGGTTGTTTAAATAGATATTTGCAATGTCAGACCTGGACTAAGTGACTGTGCTTCaaatgaaggaggaaaaagaagatgatTTCTAGTGGACTTTGCCGCACTAGAAGCAGGTTTCGGGAGGAAGGGCTGAGAGAATATTTACCCTGACTCAAACCCGGGTCGGGGGTCTTTAAAGGTGGTGGTGCGTGAGTTGTGGTCCACAAAATATCGCACTCCCTCAGCGGTGTACTTCATCTCCCAGCCCGGGGGCAGGGGGTGCTCCTTGATCATCCTGCAACAGGGAGAGGGGGGCAGTGAGCACGGTCCCAGCCCAAAGGAGGGGGGCCCCGTCCCGGGGATGAAACTTACACACCTCCCCGCCACCCTGAGGATCTGAGGCCCGACAAAACCCCCTCTGCTGAAGACGAGTGACTCTGAGAAGCTTCAACCAAAGATCTAAAGCCCATAGTTTCCCTCTTGCCTGTGGAGCGGCTCCTCGGTCTAGCTTTGGACAAACGCTGCCTCTTCTCCAAGACAACGGGGCTCGATGACGCTCAAAACGCCACAAAACACGAGCGCAACATCCATTTCCAGAAATCATGAGCCACGCAGTTTCACGTAGGAACAATTTTCTTTCCCCGAGTGTTCCTCCATGAAACGAGTCTGGAGTGAAGGCAGACGTCTCTGTAGCAGACATCAGATGGCTCTACGGGTAAGAGGGAGCATACAGAGTTTGGCTTGGTGTGAACGGTCCCCTTAATGTGGCCTTCAATAACCCAGGTGGCAGTTTGTGGCCCTCATGTGTCACAGAAAAAGGAACAGGGAGccagcttcaaaataaaaccttttaataACTCGTCCAATCATCTGGACAAATCgatttgtttttggtttgttgtgAACACTGAAGGTCATTTAACAATACGGAAAAATATGTTCTGCAGCTGAAATCAAAccccctaaaaaaaatcatcaatccACAAAAAACCTTTACCAATCACATATGAGGAACTTATGGAAGTAAAtttgtgtcatcgggttttgaaagaaaaaggtgattgaatctctatcactgaatatttatgtattgaaataatgtaatgtttttcaacgttaaaatattcaactgcaaaaaattcaacattaaaaaattcaactgaaaaaaaattcaactgcaaaaattcaaccgcaagtaattcaaccacaacatccgtgaacccaaggaagagcaatcaattcaagattcaagatcaggagcgtgcgtcaagcaaaaggagcgagcacccaaaacaccttgggcttgtcggcagcatggtgaccggattgtagccatgtccaatgtCCAAAAAAGGATCCgaccaccgaccacttttcgcactcgtTCActaaaattaattcaaaaccagaagaagaggcgtattctgagcggctgaacgctctcgtttaacttccgcttagttcatgtccaatacagtctgttaatgtacaaatgtcagctgtctattacagaatcttacagacacaaaccacactgatggcatgaagaagagttaaagccccgttattattggacatggctacaatccaaagccaaaggtgttttgggtgcgcgctcctttagcttgacgcacgctcctgatcttgaatctagaatcgattgctcttccttgaggtcccggatgttgtggttgaattatttgcggttgaattttttgccgttgaaaaacattcagatacataatttcaatgcataaatattcagtgctagaaattcaatcacctttttctttcaaaacccaatGACACAAATTTACTTTCATAGGAATTTATTACATAACATTTAGATTGAGTTTTAATTAGGCTTATTACACATTTCTGATATGCGAAAAACAAAGTGTTGTCAACTGATGCtgaggttttgttttgtgtaaataGCGTGTGTAGAGAAGCTACACCGAGCTGTGCCACCTGGGACGTGGCGTCACACAGAGGAGACGATGCCCTGCTCCTTCCACCGGAGATCCTAATCTGAACAGCCGCAGGCTGCGTTAATGGGACGTGAGAGGACAGGGAGTGTTTGAATGATAAAAGGATGCcagaaaaaatgatcaaatggaAGGCAGATAGAGCATCAGCCAGCAGCCCCCCTCCCAAGAAAAGTCCACAATTTGGGTTTCTCTAATGCTGTTATGAGGCAATTTGTAGAATATGTTTTGTCCTGCAAACTCACAAATACAGCGAGCCAGTTTTCTTTGAATTGCAGGACGAGCCCTGATCAGCGAGGAACTACTTCCTGTGTGTTAAATTGTCTTCAGTAGCCGCACACACTCAAAGCAACACACCAGCTAACGAGCaggcaggcaaacacacacccacacaaacacgaacacacacacacactctctcacccttGGGTCCGGGGATCGTCCCACTGCGTCGTCCGCGTGTTGTGGTTGACGAAGTAGATTCTGCCATTGTCCTGCCGCTTCTCTGTGGACAGAACAACATTTGTGATGTTTAAATGTGACGCCATGACGACATCATCATTTACCTCCGCAGAAATAACCCTGTTGATCCACCCAAAGTCCCTCTTCTCTTCTATGAGAGACAGTTATTTCCAGGGTCTCATATGACTCAATTCACAGTTAAttgattcaactttttttttcctacaccAAAATCCATAGGATTCTAAAAACCTCCACAACAAATACTCAGGAGATCAACCCctgggttctctctctcttttgggatgaacaagaaaaaaaaatctcaccaCCACGATAGAAAGCCAGCGAGCCGGTGTGATATTTCACCGTGGCTTGATTATAAATACTTCCCCGGGGTAAAGccgcatgcgtgtgtgtgtgtgtgtgtgtgtgtgtgtgtgtgtgtgtgtgtgtgtgtgtgtgtgtgtgtgtgtgtgtgtgcgcgtgtgcgtgtgagagaaagaCTTTCAGTTGGTGATGAGTGTGTCTGAATATCAGAGTGACCGAGTTGTTGGGAATATTAAACATTAAGCAAGGATTGAAGACAAAAGCAAATCGTTCAGATTGAGAAGCTTAGACACCAAATAACAActtatgaagtgtgtgtgtgacgccgacaacacacacacacacacacacacggagctggtgccccatcctcctccttccattgCCCCCAACATCTTTTTCTCATTAACAGCAGTGTGCGGAGGGCCCAGAAACAGTAGTGCTCATATTGCACCCCCCCGGCCCTATAATATCCAGTTTGACCCCCACCATCCCTTCTCTCCTTTAGTTTCTTTCATGCGCTGCCACTCTTCTCTCCCACGTTTCCCTCTTTTCCtcaatgtctctttttaaattttaagCCTTAAAAAATAGTCAGGAGGGGAAGCGACCGCAgaaggaaaacagaaaagagggCGAGCGAGCCGGAGAAGCACATCCGAGCCAGCGAGATAATTGAGGGACCGCAACATGCTGAAAAGGCATCACGGGCTGAGGGTGAGGTTCTTTTAGAGGTGGGTGAAAACGTTGGATGGTGCTGGCTGCAGAGCTCCTGTACAAACGCATGAATAAATGTGTGATTCCACACGCGTCCCACTGCATCGGTCATGGACGAACCGTCGTGATCAATAACAAAGACTCTGATTTGCACTGAGAAGAAACAGAGAATAAAACTGCTGATCTGCTCACTGGGGCAACAAGGAAAAAGCTCCATCTAAGCGTAAAATCCACAAAACCAGCATCAAATGTGCTTTTATAAAAGAAACGCTGCAAACCTGAAGAAATGCAAAGCGCAGTTTCAAGAAGTTTAACTGACCGAATGGACTCCCAGCCATATGTGCCTCGGACACCTCTGGCAGGTACCGAGGTGTCCGTGTGAGGAGAGAGATTCAGCAAACTTACCCCATCCAGTAGGCAGCGTGCCCAGAGGGTCGTTCTCCACCGGAGCTCCGGAGGGCTGAGGGAGGAACAGAGAGAACACAGCCCTGGTTAGGAACACCTTTTCCCATTGCTCCTTCAGTGTTTGTCCTCCCCACATGAGAAAggactccatccatccattctcaCCACCGcatgaggatgaagaggagagtttttggagaaagaaaaaatatgatttcttttttttaaggcagcAAAACTCACTCAGTAAGGTTGTCCTAGACTTCTATGATTAAGTCACTGATTGGCCTCGCTGACTCGCAACAGCAGGCGTGTTGCCTGTGCGTAAGTCGGGcatgctgttgtgtgtgtgtgtgtgtgtgtgtgtgttgagggtgggaggggggttcctctctgctgcagcggTGAGGGGCATCTGAGCGAGCTGGCCCTCGGTGGCTCGTATGCCTCCCAAAAAAATGGCACGCTCGGTAGGAGGATGAAACAACAACGCTGTTCCAATGAGCTCACTGGCTGGAcacaagccccgcccaccccccagGCTTCCTGCTTACCTCCTCGAATAcaccctgctcccccccccccctccttgctcCACCCTGAAGTCCTCCTCCTAGTTTCTGGCTCTCTTCTAGCGCTTCTGTGAAAGTAGGCAGGGAGGTGCGATGTCTGAGGGAACTAAGGGGAACATTCATGCCTGTTCCAGACTggacacctccacccc
It contains:
- the wwp2 gene encoding NEDD4-like E3 ubiquitin-protein ligase WWP2 isoform X4; translated protein: MIKEHPLPPGWEMKYTAEGVRYFVDHNSRTTTFKDPRPGFESGSRQGGSPGAYDRSFRWKYHQFRFLCHSNALPSHVKISVSRQTLFEDSFQQIMNVKPYDLRRRLYIIMRGEEGLDYGGIAREWFFLLSHEVLNPMYCLFEYAGKNNYCLQINPASSINPDHLTYFRFIGRFIAMALYHGKFIDTGFTLPFYKRMLDKKPTLKDLESIDPEFYNSIMWVKDNNLEECGVELYFAQDMEILGKVSTHQLKDEGENELVTEENKEEYITLLTDWRFTRGVEEQTKAFLDGFNEVVPLEWLRYFDEKELELMLCGMQEIDMADWQKNTIYRHYTKNSKQIHWFWQVVKEMDNEKRIRLLQFVTGTCRLPVGGFAELIGSNGPQKFCIDKVGKETWLPRSHTCFNRLDLPPYRSLEQLREKLLFAIEETEGFGQE